One segment of Triticum aestivum cultivar Chinese Spring chromosome 2A, IWGSC CS RefSeq v2.1, whole genome shotgun sequence DNA contains the following:
- the LOC123038328 gene encoding uncharacterized protein, whose protein sequence is MEGELSKKTESKSGKIESGQGTEMEGELRKEQERIRELRDQLIKSCESSTDPATQRIFLDQLDELWMEEYALRTYMSKSGMEIQRASGSDTDPDCDSDSGDEMGSSGVHPSLIRMEWRLRKEMMERDSSKGTTEIESGKEQEMVGKLSKEHQRLRKVRYQLNKRCPATQRILSTQQEILWTKEQALLTIMRQSGMEIERDLPDSDSGNEMGRDSPLISMESGLSKGTEKDASGKDLVVALSSHLEVLKREISFLRTEVTSRGNGLAGNGNKADQEHIIMSNLSLDDTLLKKKVNLPYLGCQTEHVMDFLLVETQQLLYRFNSFASILQKFRIPISSDKIEKLRLISNALVGISELIKRHKSAAAKGHGDYLDCAGWVATWGCSTRKHGAFDDITTLSPMQFTACTPGIFPFSSVAGPALQIYSVRLVNLNPNLSWPLDVYGVVAARDDFDNNLNILFRRSSANCQRIKKEDPFLHLIGPSRAIVAGEPVLFQIDLKLKYGAQFEHTASFAANQSYRSIKRCDTMQIRNSCCTAKIRLGRVAPAIQATIVGVRVVEGEWPFKYGCNVSCLFSPADATEGCAAEVVLLDCHAKKMRAGSDGYLSLSRNVVAVGLQGTLRVVTGAYSKSGLNIVRKYHVEFPIQQCQTNSCRCSIHGSTLEIVVAWSRLVIDKHDHVLDGY, encoded by the exons ATGGAGGGGGAACTCAGCAAGAAGACGGAGAGCAAGTCCGGGAAGATCGAGTCCGGCCAGGGGACGGAGATGGAAGGGGAGCTCAGGAAAGAGCAGGAGAGGATCAGGGAGCTTCGGGACCAACTCATCAAGAGTTGTGAATCCTCCACGGACCCGGCGACGCAGAGGATATTCTTGGATCAGCTGGATGAACTCTGGATGGAGGAGTACGCACTCCGCACCTACATGAGCAAGTCCGGGATGGAGATTCAGAGGGCTTCCGGTTCCGATACAGATCCCGATTGCGATTCCGATTCTGGCGATGAGATGGGCAGTTCGGGGGTGCACCCATCCCTCATAAGGATGGAGTGGAGACTCAGgaaggagatgatggagagggatTCCAGCAAGGGGACGACCGAGATCGAGTCCGGCAAAGAGCAGGAGATGGTGGGCAAACTCAGCAAGGAGCACCAGAGACTCAGGAAGGTTCGGTACCAACTCAACAAGAGGTGCCCGGCGACGCAAAGGATACTCTCGACTCAGCAGGAGATACTCTGGACCAAGGAGCAAGCACTCCTCACCATCATGAGGCAGTCGGGGATGGAGATTGAGAGGGATCTTCCCGATTCCGATTCCGGCAATGAGATGGGCAGAGATTCGCCCCTCATAAGCATGGAGTCGGGACTCAGCAAGGGGACGGAGAAAGACGCCAGTGGCAAGGACTTGGTTGTTGCTCTTTCTAGCCACCTTGAGGTGCTTAAGAGGGAGATCTCGTTCCTGAGGACAGAGGTCACGTCCCGGGGCAATGGGTTGGCTGGAAATGGAAACAAGGCTGATCAAGAGCACATCATCATGTCTAACCTGTCCCTCGATGACACTCTACTCAAGAAGAAGGTGAATTTGCCTTACCTCGGTTGCCAGACTGAGCATGTAATGGATTTCCTGCTCGTCGAGACGCAGCAGTTGCTCTATCGCTTCAACTCTTTCGCGTCCATTCTACAAAAATTCAGAATCCCCATATCTTCGGACAAGATTGAGAAGCTGCGTCTCATATCCAATGCACTTGTGGGCATCTCGGAGCTTATCAAAAGGCACAAATCTGCTGCTGCCAAGGGTCATGGAGATTATTTGGACTGTGCAGGCTGGGTTGCTACGTGGGGATGCTCGACGAGAAAACATGGTGCCTTTGACGACATAA CGACATTGAGTCCTATGCAATTCACGGCTTGCACGCCTGGAATCTTCCCATTCTCGTCCGTGGCAGGCCCTGCCTTGCAGATCTATTCAGTCAGGCTCGTTAATCTTAACCCGAATCTGAGTTGGCCACTTGATGTCTACGGCGTGGTCGCGGCACGGGACGATTTTGACAACAACCTCAACATTCTCTTCCGCCGGTCAAGTGCAAACTGCCAAAGAATTAAGAAAGAG GACCCATTTTTGCACTTGATTGGCCCGTCTCGTGCAATTGTGGCTGGCGAACCTGTTTTGTTTCAAATTGACCTGAAATTGAAGTATGGAGCACAGTTTGAACATACAGCATCGTTCGCTGCCAACCAAAGTTACCGCTCTATCAAGCGGTGTGACACCATGCAGATCCGCAACTCCTGTTGTACAGCAAAGATAAGACTTGGGCGAGTTGCTCCAGCAATCCAGGCGACAATAGTAGGTGTTCGTGTGGTTGAAGGGGAGTGGCCTTTTAAGTATGGATGTAACGTTTCTTGCTTGTTTTCTCCTGCTGATGCAACGGAGGGATGCGCCGCAGAAGTCGTCTTGCTTGACTGTCATGCTAAAAAGATGCGTGCAGGATCAGATGGGTATCTTTCTTTGTCAAGAAATGTTGTGGCAGTGGGATTGCAGGGCACACTCCGAGTCGTCACAGGAGCATACTCAAAGTCCGGACTCAATATTGTTCGAAAATATCATGTCGAATTTCCTATCCAGCAGTGTCAGACAAATAGTTGTAGATGCTCAATTCACGGCTCCACGTTGGAGATAGTTGTTGCTTGGTCTCGCCTTGTCATAGACAAGCATGATCATGTACTCGATGGTTATTGA